From the Clostridiales bacterium FE2011 genome, one window contains:
- a CDS encoding glutamate synthase subunit beta produces the protein MGSTTGFLDVIRIENPFRAEEARLGDFEDLHMPNPPKVRHEQASRCMNCGVPFCQSDFGCPLHNLIPEWNDLLYRGQEQEALRRLLRTAPFPEFTGHVCPALCEKACNLENDATTNKDNELYLIETGFAKGWIQPRIPAARTGKRVAVVGSGPSGLAAADLLNQLGHEVTVIEKADRPGGLLMYGIPNMKLPKGIVERRIRLMEAEGIRFELNTEAKAEELQDYDAVLLCGGARKPRSLNVEHMDAQGVMFAVDFLTAATKAVLKGAVSEASAEGKHVIVVGGGDTGNDCVGTALRQGCVSVTQLEMMPAPPVDRTANNPWPEWPRTLRTDYGQMEAIYRQGSDPRIYETTVKQILTDETGRINGLETVKLQRTPEGRFEQVPGSEQTLPCELLLIAAGFVGCEEKTLSSFDLKADGRGRLLPEDGSHHLGGKIYSAGDMRNGQSLVVRALADGRAAAKEIDQEINFK, from the coding sequence CTGGATGTTATCAGAATAGAGAACCCTTTTCGGGCTGAAGAAGCGAGACTGGGCGACTTTGAAGACCTGCATATGCCGAATCCGCCGAAGGTCCGGCATGAACAGGCGTCCCGGTGCATGAACTGCGGCGTGCCCTTCTGCCAGTCAGACTTCGGCTGCCCGCTGCATAACCTGATTCCTGAGTGGAACGACCTGCTTTACCGGGGTCAGGAGCAGGAGGCGCTGCGCCGCCTGCTGCGGACGGCACCCTTCCCGGAATTTACAGGACATGTGTGTCCGGCACTGTGCGAAAAGGCATGCAACCTGGAGAATGATGCGACAACCAATAAAGACAATGAGCTGTATCTGATCGAGACCGGGTTTGCCAAGGGATGGATTCAGCCGAGGATCCCGGCGGCGCGCACAGGAAAACGTGTGGCCGTGGTCGGCAGCGGCCCTTCCGGGCTGGCGGCGGCAGATCTGCTGAACCAGCTGGGTCATGAAGTGACTGTGATTGAAAAAGCAGACCGCCCCGGCGGACTGCTGATGTACGGCATTCCGAACATGAAGCTGCCAAAGGGCATTGTGGAACGCCGGATCCGCCTGATGGAGGCGGAGGGTATCCGGTTTGAACTGAATACCGAAGCGAAGGCTGAAGAACTCCAGGATTATGACGCGGTGCTGCTGTGCGGTGGCGCGCGGAAGCCCCGCTCCCTGAACGTGGAGCATATGGATGCCCAGGGCGTGATGTTTGCAGTGGACTTCCTGACAGCGGCAACGAAGGCGGTGCTGAAAGGCGCTGTATCCGAAGCAAGCGCAGAAGGAAAGCACGTGATTGTGGTCGGCGGCGGCGATACGGGCAATGACTGTGTGGGTACTGCCCTGCGGCAGGGATGCGTCAGCGTGACGCAGCTGGAAATGATGCCTGCTCCGCCTGTGGACCGGACCGCAAACAATCCATGGCCGGAATGGCCGAGGACCCTGCGGACGGACTATGGCCAGATGGAAGCTATTTACCGCCAGGGAAGCGATCCCCGGATCTATGAGACCACAGTGAAACAGATCCTGACGGATGAGACAGGCCGGATTAACGGACTCGAAACCGTGAAGCTGCAGCGGACACCTGAAGGAAGGTTTGAGCAGGTTCCCGGCAGCGAACAGACGCTGCCCTGTGAACTGCTGCTGATTGCGGCCGGTTTCGTAGGCTGCGAGGAAAAGACGCTGTCCAGCTTTGACCTGAAGGCGGATGGCCGGGGACGGCTGCTGCCGGAAGACGGAAGCCATCACCTGGGTGGAAAGATCTACAGCGCCGGGGATATGCGCAACGGACAGTCCCTGGTGGTGCGGGCACTGGCTGACGGGAGAGCGGCGGCAAAAGAAATTGATCAGGAGATCAATTTCAAATGA